Proteins encoded in a region of the Botrytis cinerea B05.10 chromosome 11, complete sequence genome:
- the Bccmc4 gene encoding Bccmc4, protein MPLKNDIATEQPCHSKACAIQDCLAKNNYSEEKCRSQVDALYDCCNAFYEKNGDDATSVSCPKAHLLRLKMKQRSEERQA, encoded by the exons ATG CCACTCAAAAATGACATAGCTACAGAGCAACCTTGCCATTCTAAAGCT TGTGCTATCCAAG ATTGTCTGGCAAAGAATAATTACAGTGAAGAGAAGTGTAGATCACAGGTCGATGCACTGTATGATTGCTGCAATGCATTCTATGAGAAGAATGGTGATGATGCAACGAGTGTCTCCTGTCCCAAGGCACATTTGCTACggttgaagatgaagcaGAGATCAGAAGAGAGGCAGGCATGA
- the Bcsmt3 gene encoding Bcsmt3, translating into MSDNERSPGGAEPIEPVSEHLNIKVTDNNNEVFFKIKRSTQLKKLMDAFCERQGKAPNSVRFLFDGSRVQATDSPDKLDMQDGDTLEVHQEQIGGQ; encoded by the exons atGTCCGACAACGAGCGCAGTCCAGGTGGCGCGGAACCCATAGAACCTGTTTCCGAGCACTTGAACATCAAGGTTACCGACAACAATAATGAAGtcttcttcaagatcaagcGTTCCACtcagttgaagaagttgatggATGCTTTCTGCGAAAGACAAGGCAAAGCACCAAACTCCGTTCGCTTCCTCTTCGACGGCAGCCGTGTTCAAGCTACAGATAGTCCAGATAAG TTGGATATGCAAGATGGTGACACCCTTGAAGTCCATCAAGAGCAAATTGGTGGCCAATAA
- the Bclsc1 gene encoding Bclsc1, which translates to MIRSKALTRGRFGHSSTRTLKHFVRREDGKHTHEDRYGETIKNLKIGSHTRVIFQGFTGRQATANARESIEWGTNIVGGVTPGKSGEHLGLPVLPTVKEAMEQLKPDATGIYVAAHQAPGAIEEAIEAEVPLIVAVAEHIPIHDMLRIHNILDTQSKSRLVGANAPGIISAIGKCRIGFQPLSCFTPGRIGIVAKSGTLSYEAVASTTRAGLGQSLCIGMGGDVLAGTNFVDALKIFEHDDDTDGIIIIGEIGGEAELEAADWIKEYKKRSPNPKPITALVAGVHAAPGKVMGHAGAFTLPGEPDALTKIKAFENVGVTMVNHPAKFGTAMKTLLESSGRSSNGVATGSLSQKRGIHTMRIRPTPRISQMDMTQRRTLYLKEGDAFKLLDEKKIIRSPAGNTYHLTVGIDRSNRCPCLIIQEQGKENEPPTKSIKLPFSYDATRMSNVLSKCSSYLGLKPQSRLLKSLVSDLYELFKEKEAFLLECVVKSQKATKLEAHQRMVVVNARFGFDDAAFKSSNRQAEIHSLPRADIQDPAEKDAEKDGIVYIKLAGDGNIGTLVNGAGLAMNTVDALADAGGKAANFLDTGGKATAETVKKSFEVILRDGRVKVVFVNIFGGLTLGDMIAEGILLAFKELGVKVPVVVRIRGTNEKEGQRIIAESGLPLYAYDDFDEAAAKVIELANSSRA; encoded by the exons ATGATCCGTTCAAAAGCTCTCACGCGGGGTAGATTTGGGCACTCCAGCACGAGAACTTTGAAGCATTTTGTACGTAGGGAGGATGGTAAACATACGCACGAGGATAGATATGGAGAAACaatcaagaatttgaagattggaaGTCATACTAGAGTTATCTTTCAGGGATTCACGG GGAGACAG GCCACAGCCAATGCAAGAGAATCAATAGAATGGGGAACTAACATAGTTGGTGGTGTGACACCGGGAAAGAGCGGCGAGCATTTGGGATTACCAGTTCTGCCCACTGTAAAGGAG GCAATGGAACAACTTAAACCAGATGCAACTGGAATATATGTAGCAGCTCATCAAGCACCAGGCGCAATTGAAGAAGCCATTGAAGCAGAAGTTCCTCTgattgttgctgttgctgaaCACATCCCTATTCATGATATGTTAAGG ATACATAATATACTGGACACTCAATCAAAAAGTCGATTGGTTGGTGCCAATGCTCCAGGGATCATTTCAGCGATTGGAAAATGTCGAATTGGTTTCCAACCCCTTTCTTGCTTCACACCAGGTCGTATAGGCATTGTCGCTAAATCAGGAACTTTAAGTTATGAAG CTGTTGCATCAACGACTAGGGCTGGACTTGGTCAGAGTCTGTGCATTGGAATGGGTGGTGATGTATTGGCTGGCACTAATTTTGTGGATGCTTTGAAGATTTTTGAACATGATGACGATACTGATGGAATCATCATTATTGGTGAAATTGGTGGTGAAGCAGAACTTGAGGCTGCAGATTGGATCAAGGAATATAAAAAACGCTCCCCAAATCCCAA GCCTATTACGGCACTAGTAGCTGGTGTTCATGCAGCTCCTGGTAAAGTCATGGGTCATGCTGGGGCTTTCACTTTACCAGGAGAGCCTGATGCGTTGACGAAAATCAAAGCTTTCGAAAATGTAGGAGTCACTATGGTCAACCATCCAGCCAAATTTGGTACTGCTATGAAGACACTATTAGAGAGCTCCGGCCGATCGAGTAATGGTGTGGCTACAGGTAGTCTTTCTCAAAAACGAGGTATACACACAATGAGGATCCGACCAACACCTAGGATTTCACAGATGGACATGACGCAAAGAAGAACTTTATATCTCAAAGAGGGAGATGCGTTTAAATTActcgacgaaaagaaaatcattagAAGCCCAGCTGGAAACACTTACCACCTGACTGTTGGCATTGATCGAAGTAATCGATGCCCATGTTTAATAATACAGGAGCAGGGTAAAGAGAACGAGCCTCCTACGAAATCAATAAAGCTTCCATTCTCATACGATGCAACCAGAATGTCTAATGTACTCAGTAAGTGCAGCTCTTATCTGGGATTAAAACCTCAAAGCAGGTTGTTGAAATCACTCGTTTCCGACTTGTATGAActcttcaaagaaaaagaagcatttCTCCTCGAATGCGTCGTAAAAAGTCAAAAGGCAACCAAATTAGAAGCTCACCAGAGAATGGTGGTTGTGAATGCACGTTTCGGTTTTGACGATGCCGCCTTTAAAAGTTCGAATCGTCAAGCAGAGATCCATTCTCTCCCTCGCGCGGATATTCAAGATCCTGCCGAAAAAGATGCCGAAAAAGACGGCATAGTATACATTAAGCTTGCCGGTGATGGTAATATTGGGACATTGGTCAATGGTGCAGGATTGGCCATGAATACTGTAGATGCGTTAGCAGATGCAGGGGGTAAAGCTGCCAATTTTTTGGATACGGGGGGGAAAGCGACGGCAGAAACGGTGAAGAAGAGCTTTGAGGTGATATTGAGAGATGGGAGGGTGAAGGTGGTTTTTGTCAAtatttttgggggtttgACTTTAGGAGATATGATTGCCGAGGGGATACTTTTGGCTTTTAAGGAGTTGGGAGTTAAGGTGCCGGTGGTTGTTAGAATTAGAGGAACGAATGAGAAGGAGGGGCAGAGGATT ATTGCTGAAAGTGGATTGCCACTATATGCATATGATGACTTTGATGAAGCGGCGGCCAAGGTAATAGAATTAGCGAACTCCAGTAGAGCTTGA
- the Bclsc1 gene encoding Bclsc1, producing MEQLKPDATGIYVAAHQAPGAIEEAIEAEVPLIVAVAEHIPIHDMLRIHNILDTQSKSRLVGANAPGIISAIGKCRIGFQPLSCFTPGRIGIVAKSGTLSYEAVASTTRAGLGQSLCIGMGGDVLAGTNFVDALKIFEHDDDTDGIIIIGEIGGEAELEAADWIKEYKKRSPNPKPITALVAGVHAAPGKVMGHAGAFTLPGEPDALTKIKAFENVGVTMVNHPAKFGTAMKTLLESSGRSSNGVATGSLSQKRGIHTMRIRPTPRISQMDMTQRRTLYLKEGDAFKLLDEKKIIRSPAGNTYHLTVGIDRSNRCPCLIIQEQGKENEPPTKSIKLPFSYDATRMSNVLSKCSSYLGLKPQSRLLKSLVSDLYELFKEKEAFLLECVVKSQKATKLEAHQRMVVVNARFGFDDAAFKSSNRQAEIHSLPRADIQDPAEKDAEKDGIVYIKLAGDGNIGTLVNGAGLAMNTVDALADAGGKAANFLDTGGKATAETVKKSFEVILRDGRVKVVFVNIFGGLTLGDMIAEGILLAFKELGVKVPVVVRIRGTNEKEGQRIIAESGLPLYAYDDFDEAAAKVIELANSSRA from the exons ATGGAACAACTTAAACCAGATGCAACTGGAATATATGTAGCAGCTCATCAAGCACCAGGCGCAATTGAAGAAGCCATTGAAGCAGAAGTTCCTCTgattgttgctgttgctgaaCACATCCCTATTCATGATATGTTAAGG ATACATAATATACTGGACACTCAATCAAAAAGTCGATTGGTTGGTGCCAATGCTCCAGGGATCATTTCAGCGATTGGAAAATGTCGAATTGGTTTCCAACCCCTTTCTTGCTTCACACCAGGTCGTATAGGCATTGTCGCTAAATCAGGAACTTTAAGTTATGAAG CTGTTGCATCAACGACTAGGGCTGGACTTGGTCAGAGTCTGTGCATTGGAATGGGTGGTGATGTATTGGCTGGCACTAATTTTGTGGATGCTTTGAAGATTTTTGAACATGATGACGATACTGATGGAATCATCATTATTGGTGAAATTGGTGGTGAAGCAGAACTTGAGGCTGCAGATTGGATCAAGGAATATAAAAAACGCTCCCCAAATCCCAA GCCTATTACGGCACTAGTAGCTGGTGTTCATGCAGCTCCTGGTAAAGTCATGGGTCATGCTGGGGCTTTCACTTTACCAGGAGAGCCTGATGCGTTGACGAAAATCAAAGCTTTCGAAAATGTAGGAGTCACTATGGTCAACCATCCAGCCAAATTTGGTACTGCTATGAAGACACTATTAGAGAGCTCCGGCCGATCGAGTAATGGTGTGGCTACAGGTAGTCTTTCTCAAAAACGAGGTATACACACAATGAGGATCCGACCAACACCTAGGATTTCACAGATGGACATGACGCAAAGAAGAACTTTATATCTCAAAGAGGGAGATGCGTTTAAATTActcgacgaaaagaaaatcattagAAGCCCAGCTGGAAACACTTACCACCTGACTGTTGGCATTGATCGAAGTAATCGATGCCCATGTTTAATAATACAGGAGCAGGGTAAAGAGAACGAGCCTCCTACGAAATCAATAAAGCTTCCATTCTCATACGATGCAACCAGAATGTCTAATGTACTCAGTAAGTGCAGCTCTTATCTGGGATTAAAACCTCAAAGCAGGTTGTTGAAATCACTCGTTTCCGACTTGTATGAActcttcaaagaaaaagaagcatttCTCCTCGAATGCGTCGTAAAAAGTCAAAAGGCAACCAAATTAGAAGCTCACCAGAGAATGGTGGTTGTGAATGCACGTTTCGGTTTTGACGATGCCGCCTTTAAAAGTTCGAATCGTCAAGCAGAGATCCATTCTCTCCCTCGCGCGGATATTCAAGATCCTGCCGAAAAAGATGCCGAAAAAGACGGCATAGTATACATTAAGCTTGCCGGTGATGGTAATATTGGGACATTGGTCAATGGTGCAGGATTGGCCATGAATACTGTAGATGCGTTAGCAGATGCAGGGGGTAAAGCTGCCAATTTTTTGGATACGGGGGGGAAAGCGACGGCAGAAACGGTGAAGAAGAGCTTTGAGGTGATATTGAGAGATGGGAGGGTGAAGGTGGTTTTTGTCAAtatttttgggggtttgACTTTAGGAGATATGATTGCCGAGGGGATACTTTTGGCTTTTAAGGAGTTGGGAGTTAAGGTGCCGGTGGTTGTTAGAATTAGAGGAACGAATGAGAAGGAGGGGCAGAGGATT ATTGCTGAAAGTGGATTGCCACTATATGCATATGATGACTTTGATGAAGCGGCGGCCAAGGTAATAGAATTAGCGAACTCCAGTAGAGCTTGA